The following coding sequences lie in one Paracidovorax avenae genomic window:
- a CDS encoding LysR family transcriptional regulator has protein sequence MAFSSDSVNVFLAVLDHGSFSAAARALSRVPSAVSMTIAHLEAELDVQLFDRRGREPQPTAAARALEPQARLLGAQLRQLNAQALALTQGLEERLTIAIAPELLAGPWTEALAALTAEYPQLQVEVLAAPQADAMALVHAGRAQLALVFERSSLDGREGFQEVGSETLVAVIAPQHPVMQAAAGAPLSEVHLTTTRQIVVAGRDLAQTDPRFVFARHHWRTDNHLAALSLIEAGLGWGWQPRELVDPRIQAGTLVEMPFDNLSNGVELWVDVVWSRERPQGLGARRFVERLRHSAQALATRGVGGDTGLQKLHPAKQSHGRAP, from the coding sequence ATGGCATTTTCTTCCGACAGCGTGAACGTATTTCTGGCGGTGCTGGACCACGGCTCGTTCTCGGCCGCCGCCCGGGCGCTTTCCCGCGTGCCCTCGGCCGTGAGCATGACCATCGCCCACCTGGAGGCCGAGCTCGACGTGCAGCTCTTCGACCGCCGCGGGCGCGAGCCGCAGCCCACGGCCGCCGCGCGGGCCCTGGAGCCGCAGGCACGGCTGCTGGGCGCGCAACTGCGCCAGCTCAACGCGCAGGCCCTGGCCCTCACGCAGGGACTGGAAGAGCGCCTGACCATCGCCATCGCGCCCGAACTGCTGGCCGGCCCCTGGACCGAGGCGCTGGCTGCCCTCACCGCCGAATACCCCCAGTTGCAGGTGGAAGTGCTGGCCGCCCCGCAGGCCGACGCCATGGCGCTGGTGCATGCGGGCCGCGCCCAGCTGGCGCTGGTGTTCGAGCGGTCCAGCCTGGACGGGCGCGAAGGCTTCCAGGAAGTGGGCAGCGAGACGCTGGTGGCGGTCATCGCGCCGCAGCACCCCGTGATGCAGGCCGCCGCCGGCGCGCCGCTGAGCGAAGTCCACCTGACCACCACCCGCCAGATCGTCGTGGCCGGGCGCGATCTCGCGCAGACCGACCCGCGCTTCGTGTTCGCGCGCCACCACTGGCGCACCGACAACCACCTGGCCGCGCTCAGCCTCATCGAGGCCGGCCTGGGCTGGGGCTGGCAGCCGCGCGAACTGGTGGATCCCCGCATCCAGGCCGGCACTCTGGTGGAAATGCCGTTCGACAATCTCAGCAATGGCGTGGAGCTGTGGGTGGATGTGGTGTGGTCCAGGGAGCGACCGCAGGGCCTGGGCGCACGGCGCTTCGTGGAGCGGTTGCGGCACTCCGCGCAGGCGCTCGCGACCCGCGGCGTCGGAGGTGATACCGGTTTGCAGAAATTACATCCGGCAAAACAAAGCCACGGACGAGCGCCCTAG
- a CDS encoding amidase: MGWNEWAAHDAVGLAGLVRRGEVTPAELAAQAAAGVAKVNPALSAVVEVFADAVADPQQAGMRPGGPLAGVPFFMKDLGPTLAGRLQEQGSLFMRGNRPTEDAWLVQQMRRAGLNLMGRTTTPEFGVCSSAENPAVYVTRNPWNTGYTTCGSSAGTSAIVAAGVVPMSHATDGGGSIRIPAGFNGNIGLKPSRGVFSIAPHASDITGYVSTQGCHSRTVRDTAAFVDACRGGAPGEFMPYWTAPEPYAELIRRDPARLRIALSHEWGDYRATPAIVAELEKAGRFLEGLGHHVEWALPQVDLRAAFRAQTTCYISNFAQVINGLLERRGLERPPAGLIEPVNIRIWEAGRDLPYAERHRMQTVFNTTARGFGAFFEDWDIILTPITARPTPPVGTTEYLTTSDNPDVLDWFDNLWQFFAYTPLSNLCGIPAISLPMGAQDHGLPFGIHAQARQGHDGLLLQLAAQIERALGGRWNGGRRPDVHVTR, encoded by the coding sequence ATGGGTTGGAACGAATGGGCCGCGCACGACGCGGTGGGGCTGGCCGGACTGGTGCGCCGCGGCGAGGTGACCCCCGCCGAACTGGCCGCCCAGGCGGCAGCCGGCGTGGCGAAGGTGAACCCCGCCCTGAGCGCGGTGGTCGAGGTCTTCGCCGATGCGGTGGCCGACCCGCAGCAGGCCGGCATGCGGCCCGGCGGCCCGCTGGCCGGCGTGCCCTTCTTCATGAAGGACCTGGGCCCCACCCTGGCCGGGCGGCTGCAGGAGCAGGGATCGCTCTTCATGCGCGGCAACCGCCCCACCGAAGACGCCTGGCTCGTGCAGCAGATGCGCCGTGCGGGCCTGAACCTGATGGGCCGCACCACCACGCCGGAATTCGGCGTCTGCAGCTCGGCCGAGAACCCGGCCGTCTATGTCACGCGCAACCCCTGGAACACTGGCTACACCACCTGCGGATCGTCCGCCGGCACGTCCGCCATCGTGGCGGCGGGCGTGGTGCCCATGTCGCACGCCACCGACGGGGGCGGCTCCATCCGCATCCCCGCAGGCTTCAACGGCAACATCGGCCTGAAGCCCTCGCGCGGCGTGTTCTCCATCGCGCCCCATGCCTCGGACATCACGGGCTACGTCTCCACCCAGGGCTGCCACAGCCGCACGGTGCGCGATACGGCCGCCTTCGTCGATGCCTGCCGGGGCGGCGCGCCGGGCGAGTTCATGCCCTACTGGACGGCGCCCGAGCCCTACGCCGAACTGATCCGCCGCGACCCGGCCCGCCTGCGCATCGCGCTCTCGCACGAATGGGGCGACTACCGCGCCACGCCGGCCATCGTGGCCGAACTGGAAAAGGCCGGCCGCTTCCTCGAAGGCCTGGGCCACCACGTCGAATGGGCGCTGCCGCAGGTGGACCTGCGCGCCGCCTTCCGCGCCCAGACCACCTGCTACATCAGCAACTTCGCCCAGGTCATCAACGGCCTGCTGGAGCGGCGCGGTCTGGAGCGCCCGCCCGCCGGCCTGATCGAGCCCGTCAACATCCGCATCTGGGAGGCCGGCCGCGACCTGCCCTATGCCGAGCGCCACCGCATGCAGACCGTGTTCAACACCACGGCACGCGGCTTCGGCGCATTCTTCGAGGACTGGGACATCATCCTCACCCCCATCACCGCGCGGCCCACGCCGCCCGTGGGCACCACCGAATACCTCACCACCAGCGACAACCCCGACGTGCTGGACTGGTTCGACAACCTCTGGCAGTTCTTCGCGTACACGCCGCTGTCCAACCTCTGCGGCATTCCGGCCATCTCGCTGCCCATGGGCGCGCAGGACCACGGCCTGCCCTTCGGTATCCACGCCCAGGCGCGGCAAGGGCACGACGGCCTGCTGCTGCAGCTGGCCGCGCAGATCGAGCGGGCGCTCGGCGGGCGCTGGAACGGCGGGCGGCGCCCGGACGTGCATGTGACGCGATAG
- a CDS encoding DUF4087 domain-containing protein — translation MTRCNAPTSRGQKTARILHALLWLGACQFAAAAMPPDTTTRCGWFDNPTPGNATLVDKDGEWTIGMQGGHQAEGDWPTFPKARWVATGTGSAGYGCACLKVSARADTQEVTHIFSSRTQPLSVCRKDKALTGKEPENPLK, via the coding sequence ATGACACGCTGCAATGCCCCGACCTCGCGCGGCCAGAAGACGGCCCGCATCCTCCATGCCCTGCTGTGGCTGGGTGCCTGCCAGTTCGCGGCCGCCGCGATGCCGCCCGACACGACCACGCGCTGCGGCTGGTTCGACAACCCGACGCCGGGCAATGCAACGCTGGTGGACAAGGACGGGGAATGGACCATCGGCATGCAGGGAGGCCACCAGGCCGAAGGCGACTGGCCGACGTTCCCCAAGGCGCGCTGGGTGGCGACCGGCACCGGCAGCGCGGGCTACGGCTGCGCCTGCCTGAAAGTCAGCGCGCGCGCCGATACGCAGGAAGTGACGCACATCTTCTCGTCACGCACCCAGCCCCTGTCGGTCTGCCGCAAGGACAAGGCGCTGACGGGCAAGGAGCCGGAGAACCCGCTCAAGTAG
- a CDS encoding response regulator yields MHPPDTAPVSPSPAAARRAILVVDDDLATLQMLGDALAAEGYAVLAARDADEALERFDLAVPDGVLLDAVMPGTDGFTLCARIKATPPWSHVPIVFMTGLSDTEQIVRGFAAGGVDYVVKPLRLPEVLARLATHVANARAARLAREAVDVAGMGVVVLDGQDRIAWRSPQATRWLEAAFAADPAPAPAMARWLAQAQQAGEGATGLEPGQRLMARPLGASGLGETMLLLSVQAAGAAPAARLPSVDLTPRETEVLSWIAKGKTNRDIADILGMSPRTVNKHLEHIFEKLGVETRTAAAALAGQWLQE; encoded by the coding sequence ATGCATCCGCCTGATACCGCTCCCGTTTCTCCATCCCCCGCCGCGGCGCGGCGCGCCATCCTCGTGGTGGACGACGACCTCGCCACCCTGCAGATGCTCGGCGACGCCCTGGCCGCAGAAGGCTACGCCGTGCTGGCTGCACGCGACGCCGACGAGGCGCTCGAGCGCTTCGACCTCGCCGTGCCCGACGGCGTGCTGCTGGACGCCGTCATGCCCGGAACCGACGGCTTCACGCTCTGCGCCCGCATCAAGGCCACGCCGCCGTGGTCGCACGTGCCCATCGTGTTCATGACCGGCCTGTCGGACACCGAACAGATCGTGCGCGGCTTCGCGGCCGGCGGGGTGGACTACGTGGTCAAGCCCCTGCGCCTGCCCGAGGTGCTGGCCCGCCTGGCCACCCACGTCGCCAACGCCCGCGCCGCCCGGCTGGCGCGCGAGGCGGTGGACGTGGCCGGCATGGGCGTGGTGGTGCTCGACGGCCAGGACCGCATCGCCTGGCGCTCGCCCCAGGCCACACGCTGGCTGGAGGCCGCCTTCGCCGCCGATCCCGCTCCGGCACCGGCCATGGCACGCTGGCTGGCCCAGGCGCAGCAGGCAGGCGAAGGCGCCACCGGCCTGGAGCCCGGCCAGCGGCTCATGGCGCGCCCGCTCGGCGCCAGCGGGCTGGGCGAGACCATGCTGCTGCTGTCGGTGCAGGCCGCCGGCGCGGCGCCCGCGGCGCGCCTGCCGAGCGTGGACCTGACACCGCGCGAGACCGAGGTGCTGTCCTGGATCGCCAAAGGCAAGACCAACCGCGACATCGCCGACATCCTGGGCATGAGTCCGCGCACGGTGAACAAGCACCTGGAGCACATCTTCGAGAAGCTGGGCGTGGAGACGCGCACCGCCGCGGCCGCCCTGGCAGGGCAGTGGCTCCAGGAATGA
- a CDS encoding TonB-dependent siderophore receptor, whose product MPAFRLSPDLAAVAAASSRSFSPRRAPLAQAVLVLAAALSAQNQAHAQETAAPAVTLQEVRVQDAADATTGYQGAQRNTAATRTDTPLVETPQAVRVVSQQLIQDLGATRLADTVDFVSGVTRLNDFGGTWDNYAIRGFSNTDGGSLLNGFASSRGYGPMRDMATVERVEFLKGPAAALYGSSEPGGTLNIVTKKPQFTAAHKVGLDVGTLGMRRATLDTTGPITQNLAYRLNVAAEDGASRTSLVDNHKYVVAPAFAWTLGADTVLQYEAEFIRIRTPLDRGTVQVGGNALALPGDRFLGEPNRGKLHVTGDTHQLTLDHDLGQGWRTRLGASYRETEYYGDAMDFGNGRLGLLQSDGRTLYRSDTWRSLPSRDTSVQAEVEGKVSTGSLRHTLLAGVESWRLFVGQYGEASPRGSSLYAIDIYQPTYGRPRTAPMTPYFSSQDHQRATGLFLQDQIDLTARWKLLAGVRFDRFHQSLEDRLAKTNTTQDHSSTSPRVGLSYLLTPDSSVYVSYGRSFRPNAGGDASGNAFAPTKGKAFEAGAKWQSPDQRLVASMAVFDIRKTNVLTPDPNNANFNVAAGEVRSRGVEADVSGKLDAHWRLTANAAYTDTEVLRDNDKTLLGKRLLGIPRVSGGLFAIREDRLASGGRYGVGGGLVYVGERTATANDTYRLPGYTTARVTAYWQIDPRTRLTLDVHNLFDKHYAATSWGALTAMPGLGRQVVAGLQHSF is encoded by the coding sequence ATGCCTGCCTTCCGCCTGTCTCCCGACCTGGCCGCCGTCGCCGCGGCGTCCTCCCGCTCGTTCTCTCCCCGCCGCGCCCCGCTGGCGCAGGCCGTGCTGGTGCTCGCCGCCGCCCTCTCCGCCCAGAACCAGGCCCATGCCCAGGAGACCGCCGCGCCCGCCGTCACGCTGCAGGAAGTGCGCGTGCAGGACGCGGCCGACGCCACCACCGGCTACCAGGGCGCGCAGCGCAACACCGCCGCCACCCGCACCGACACGCCCCTGGTCGAAACCCCGCAGGCGGTGCGCGTGGTATCGCAGCAGCTCATCCAGGACCTGGGCGCCACGCGCCTGGCGGACACGGTGGACTTCGTGAGCGGCGTCACCCGCCTGAACGACTTCGGCGGCACCTGGGACAACTACGCCATCCGCGGCTTCAGCAACACCGACGGCGGTTCGCTGCTCAACGGCTTCGCCTCCAGCCGGGGTTACGGCCCCATGCGCGACATGGCGACGGTGGAGCGGGTGGAATTCCTCAAGGGCCCTGCGGCAGCGCTCTACGGCAGCAGCGAGCCCGGCGGCACGCTCAACATCGTCACCAAGAAGCCGCAGTTCACCGCCGCGCACAAGGTGGGGCTGGACGTGGGCACGCTGGGCATGCGCCGCGCCACGCTGGACACCACCGGCCCCATCACGCAGAACCTGGCCTACCGCCTGAACGTGGCGGCCGAGGACGGCGCCAGCCGCACCAGCCTGGTGGACAACCACAAGTACGTGGTCGCCCCCGCCTTCGCCTGGACGCTGGGCGCCGACACGGTGCTGCAGTACGAGGCCGAGTTCATCCGCATCCGCACGCCGCTGGACCGCGGCACCGTCCAGGTGGGTGGCAACGCCCTGGCGCTGCCCGGCGACCGCTTCCTGGGCGAGCCCAACCGCGGCAAGCTGCACGTGACGGGCGACACGCACCAACTCACGCTGGACCACGACTTGGGCCAGGGCTGGCGCACCCGCCTGGGCGCGTCGTACCGCGAGACGGAGTACTACGGCGACGCCATGGACTTCGGCAACGGACGGCTGGGCCTGCTGCAGAGCGATGGCCGCACGCTGTACCGCAGCGACACCTGGCGCAGCCTGCCTTCGCGCGACACCTCGGTGCAGGCGGAGGTGGAGGGCAAGGTCAGCACCGGCAGCCTGCGCCACACGCTGCTGGCGGGTGTGGAGTCGTGGCGGCTCTTCGTGGGCCAGTACGGCGAGGCCTCGCCCCGAGGCTCCAGCCTGTACGCCATCGACATCTACCAGCCCACCTACGGCCGGCCCCGAACGGCTCCGATGACGCCGTATTTCAGCAGCCAGGACCACCAGCGCGCCACGGGCCTCTTCCTGCAGGACCAGATCGACCTGACTGCGCGCTGGAAGCTGCTGGCCGGCGTACGCTTCGACCGCTTCCACCAGAGCCTGGAGGACCGGCTGGCCAAGACCAACACCACGCAGGACCATTCCTCCACCTCGCCGCGCGTGGGCCTGAGCTATCTGCTCACGCCGGACAGCTCGGTCTATGTCTCCTACGGCCGTTCGTTCCGGCCCAACGCCGGCGGCGACGCGTCGGGCAACGCCTTCGCGCCGACCAAGGGCAAGGCCTTCGAAGCCGGCGCCAAGTGGCAGTCGCCCGACCAGCGCCTGGTCGCCTCCATGGCCGTGTTCGACATCCGCAAGACCAACGTGCTCACGCCTGATCCGAACAACGCCAACTTCAACGTGGCGGCGGGCGAGGTACGCAGCCGTGGCGTCGAGGCCGATGTGTCCGGCAAGCTCGACGCTCATTGGCGACTGACGGCCAACGCGGCCTACACCGACACCGAGGTGCTGCGCGACAACGACAAGACCCTGCTGGGCAAGCGCCTGCTGGGCATCCCGCGCGTGAGCGGCGGCCTGTTCGCCATCCGCGAAGACCGCCTGGCCTCGGGCGGCCGCTACGGCGTGGGCGGCGGCCTGGTCTATGTGGGCGAGCGCACCGCCACGGCCAACGATACCTACCGTCTGCCGGGCTACACCACGGCACGCGTGACCGCCTACTGGCAGATCGACCCGCGCACACGCCTGACGCTGGACGTACACAACCTCTTCGACAAGCACTACGCCGCCACGTCATGGGGCGCGCTCACCGCCATGCCGGGCCTGGGCAGGCAGGTGGTGGCGGGGCTCCAGCACAGCTTCTGA
- a CDS encoding IPTL-CTERM sorting domain-containing protein — protein MGAARYDHTATLLANGKVLIAGGEDTNGRLAGVKLYDPTSNSWSSASSLAAARTLHAAVLLPSGKVLVVGGNAGSGGYLTSAELYDPVANSWSSAGSLGTGRSGPTATLLPSGKVLVAGGRDRDGYLASAELYDPATNSWSSAGNLTVGRGLHTATLLSGGKVLIAGGISSVYLASAELYDPATNSWSSAGSLGAARGSHTATLLSSGKVLVAGGRNPDGIASAELYDPAANSWSGTASLAAARYGHTATPLSSGKVLVAGGYGNNTLASAEQYDPATGSWSSAGSMGTARYFHTATRLSSGKVLAVAGYGNTYLSSTALYDAPAPTVPGAPTGLVASTGDGVVALSWTAPSDNGGSAITGYTVLVTPVAGGSSSVACSTNGTLGCTASGLTNGQAYSFTVRATNAVGDGSVSAAVQATPQQITSPSVPMTGVTGGGNAAVRISGAPAGCTVNSLTIDSNAPAEAPRNATFPLGVLRFTVTGCPGATLTVSITYPSAIPAAARLQKYGPKTAGAPNSWFTPSVSSISSDRLTATYQVTDNGEGDSDATPGAISDPFAPLVVPADPQSVAGIPTLSQWGLVLLSLIAAAMGMLVVRRRG, from the coding sequence CTGGCCAATGGCAAGGTGCTGATCGCAGGGGGCGAAGACACCAACGGACGCCTTGCTGGTGTGAAGTTGTACGACCCGACATCGAATAGCTGGAGCAGCGCGAGCAGCCTGGCCGCCGCACGCACCCTGCACGCGGCCGTGCTGCTGCCCAGCGGCAAGGTGCTGGTCGTCGGGGGAAACGCCGGCAGTGGCGGCTACCTCACCAGCGCGGAGTTGTACGACCCGGTCGCCAATAGCTGGAGCAGCGCGGGCAGCCTGGGTACCGGACGCAGCGGCCCCACGGCCACGCTGCTGCCCAGCGGCAAGGTGCTGGTCGCAGGGGGGAGGGACCGCGATGGCTACCTCGCCAGCGCGGAGCTGTACGATCCGGCCACCAACAGCTGGAGTAGCGCGGGCAACCTGACCGTCGGGCGCGGCCTGCACACGGCCACGCTGCTGTCCGGCGGCAAGGTGCTCATAGCAGGGGGCATCAGCAGTGTCTACCTCGCCAGCGCGGAACTGTATGACCCGGCCACCAACAGCTGGAGCAGCGCGGGCAGCCTGGGCGCCGCGCGCGGCAGCCACACCGCTACGCTGCTGTCCAGCGGCAAGGTGCTGGTCGCGGGAGGACGCAACCCCGACGGCATCGCCAGCGCGGAGCTGTACGACCCGGCCGCCAACAGCTGGAGCGGCACGGCCAGCCTGGCGGCCGCGCGCTACGGGCACACGGCCACGCCGCTGTCCAGCGGCAAGGTGCTGGTCGCGGGGGGATACGGCAACAATACTCTGGCCAGCGCGGAACAGTACGACCCGGCCACCGGCAGCTGGAGCAGCGCGGGCAGCATGGGCACCGCGCGCTACTTCCATACGGCCACGCGGCTGTCCAGCGGCAAGGTGCTGGCCGTGGCGGGATACGGCAACACCTACCTCTCCAGCACGGCGCTGTACGATGCGCCGGCCCCCACCGTGCCGGGTGCTCCCACGGGTCTCGTGGCCAGCACGGGCGATGGCGTCGTGGCTTTGAGTTGGACGGCCCCCTCCGACAACGGCGGCAGCGCCATCACCGGCTACACCGTGCTCGTGACGCCGGTGGCCGGCGGCTCCAGCTCAGTGGCGTGCAGCACGAACGGCACGCTGGGCTGCACGGCATCGGGGCTGACCAATGGCCAGGCGTATTCCTTCACCGTGCGCGCCACCAATGCCGTGGGCGACGGCAGCGTGTCGGCTGCGGTGCAGGCCACGCCGCAGCAGATCACCAGCCCGAGCGTGCCCATGACGGGCGTCACCGGCGGCGGCAACGCGGCCGTGCGGATCAGCGGCGCGCCTGCGGGGTGTACGGTCAATTCCCTGACCATCGACAGCAACGCGCCCGCCGAGGCGCCCCGCAATGCCACCTTCCCGTTGGGGGTGCTGCGTTTCACCGTCACAGGGTGCCCCGGGGCGACGCTGACGGTGAGCATCACCTACCCCAGCGCCATCCCCGCCGCGGCCCGGTTGCAAAAGTACGGCCCGAAGACGGCCGGGGCGCCCAACAGCTGGTTCACCCCCAGCGTTTCCAGCATCAGCAGCGACCGGCTGACGGCCACCTACCAGGTGACGGACAACGGCGAGGGCGACAGCGACGCCACGCCGGGCGCCATCAGCGATCCGTTCGCTCCCTTGGTGGTGCCTGCGGACCCGCAGTCCGTGGCCGGGATTCCCACCCTCAGCCAGTGGGGCCTGGTGCTGCTGTCGCTGATCGCGGCGGCCATGGGAATGCTGGTGGTGCGCCGGCGCGGCTGA
- a CDS encoding PACE efflux transporter, which yields MQGPWRRVVYVSLYELIAIAFATAGLAMLTGQGAGHSSAVAVACSVIAIVWNVGFNWAFERWESRQAVRGRSVARRVAHAIGFEGGLALILVPLFAWWFDVSLWQALVMDLGLLLFFLGYTFVFNWLFDRVFGLPASARG from the coding sequence TTGCAGGGCCCCTGGCGCCGCGTGGTCTATGTCTCGCTCTACGAACTGATCGCCATCGCCTTCGCGACCGCCGGCCTGGCCATGCTGACGGGGCAGGGCGCGGGCCATTCCAGCGCCGTGGCGGTGGCGTGCTCGGTGATCGCCATCGTCTGGAACGTCGGCTTCAACTGGGCGTTCGAGCGCTGGGAGTCGCGGCAGGCGGTGCGCGGCCGCAGCGTGGCGCGCCGCGTGGCCCATGCGATCGGCTTCGAGGGCGGGCTGGCGCTCATCCTGGTGCCGCTCTTCGCCTGGTGGTTCGACGTGAGCCTCTGGCAGGCGCTGGTGATGGACCTGGGCCTGCTGCTGTTCTTCCTGGGTTACACGTTCGTCTTCAACTGGCTCTTCGACCGGGTGTTCGGCCTGCCGGCCTCGGCGCGGGGCTGA
- a CDS encoding glycoside hydrolase — MPAPQKINYQHTGPYDRVVFQEQFTQQFGTSGRYNAAAIPDMLSLLGMIERDTAINDVRQAAYMLATVMWETTSPVTVTKVATNKKGQPLVDKHGQPVVLKQKKWLMTMAPVAEIGHGKGRQYHESVKVKLLPDGGARITEQDGDQFSVTAAGDISPLTKGARMGTKDGGAATKSYDADDGIEQAYYGRGYVQLTWWSNYAKAGVALGRGLGLLTDPEQVKTPETAYALMSHGMRTGGIFANGRKFSLYFSGDATDYVSARKMVNGSDHAEDIAKIARKFEAVLLKARPNAITPPTPATATP, encoded by the coding sequence ATGCCTGCGCCGCAGAAAATCAACTACCAACACACCGGCCCCTACGACCGGGTCGTTTTCCAGGAACAATTCACCCAGCAGTTCGGCACCAGCGGCAGGTACAACGCCGCAGCCATTCCCGACATGCTGTCCCTGCTGGGCATGATCGAGCGCGACACGGCCATCAACGACGTGCGCCAGGCTGCCTACATGCTCGCGACCGTGATGTGGGAAACCACCTCTCCGGTCACCGTCACCAAGGTGGCGACGAACAAGAAGGGGCAGCCGCTGGTGGACAAGCACGGGCAGCCCGTCGTCCTCAAGCAGAAGAAGTGGCTGATGACCATGGCCCCGGTGGCCGAGATCGGCCACGGCAAGGGACGGCAGTACCACGAGTCCGTCAAGGTCAAGCTGCTGCCGGATGGCGGTGCGCGCATCACCGAGCAGGACGGCGACCAGTTCTCGGTCACGGCGGCCGGCGACATCTCGCCGCTCACCAAGGGTGCCAGGATGGGCACCAAGGATGGCGGCGCCGCCACCAAGTCCTACGACGCCGACGACGGCATCGAGCAGGCGTATTACGGGCGCGGCTATGTGCAGCTGACCTGGTGGTCCAACTACGCCAAGGCGGGCGTCGCGCTCGGCCGCGGACTGGGATTGCTCACGGACCCGGAGCAGGTCAAGACGCCCGAGACCGCCTATGCGCTGATGTCCCATGGCATGCGCACGGGCGGCATCTTCGCGAACGGACGCAAGTTCTCGCTCTACTTCTCGGGGGACGCGACCGATTACGTGTCGGCCCGGAAAATGGTCAACGGCAGCGATCACGCCGAAGACATCGCCAAGATCGCCCGGAAATTCGAGGCGGTCCTGCTGAAGGCCCGGCCGAACGCCATCACCCCACCCACACCCGCCACCGCCACGCCATGA